A stretch of the Nicotiana tabacum cultivar K326 chromosome 6, ASM71507v2, whole genome shotgun sequence genome encodes the following:
- the LOC107803204 gene encoding protein TRANSPARENT TESTA GLABRA 1-like (The RefSeq protein has 2 substitutions compared to this genomic sequence): protein MENSSQESRLRSENSVTYDSSYPIYAMAFSSFTSPLHNRRRRIAVGSFIEEFNNRVDILSFDEETLTLNPIPNLSFDHPYPPTKLMFHPNPSASLKSNDILASSGDYLRLWEVRESSIEPLFTLNNSKTSEYCAPLTSFDWNEIEPKRIGTSSIDTTCTIWDVEKGVVETQLIAHDKEVYDIAWGEDGVFASVSADGSVRIFDLRDKEHSTIIYESPQPDTPLLRLAWNKQDLRYMATILMDSNKIVILDIRSPAMPVAELERHQASVNAIAWAPQSCRHICSAGDDGQALIWELPTVAGPNGIDPMSMYSAGAEINQIQWSAAQRDWIAIAFSNKLQLLKV from the coding sequence ATGGAAAATTCAAGTCAAGAATCCCGCCTCCGATCTGAAAACTCCGTCACCTATGACTCCTCCTACCCCATCTACGCTATGGCCTTTTCCTCCTTCACTTCTCCCCTCCACAACCGCCGCCGTCGCATCGCCGTCGGAAGTTTTATCGAAGAATTCAACAACCGGGTCGACATTCTCTCCTTCGACGAAGAAACCCTAACCCTAAACCCAATTCCGAATCTCTCCTTCGATCACCCATACCCACCTACTAAACTCATGTTCCATCCGAATCCTTCTGCTTCCCTTAAATCCAACGACATTCTCGCCTCTTCCGGTGATTACCTCCGTCTCTGGGAAGTTCGAGAAAGTTCTATTGAACCACTTTTCACTCTCAACAACAGTAAAACTAGTGAATACTGTGCCCCTTTAACCTCTTTTGATTGGAATGAAGTTGAGCCCAGAAGAATTGGTACTTCCAGTATTGATACTACTTGTACTATTTGGGATGTTGAAAAAGGGGTTGTCGAAACCCAATTGATAGCCCATGATAAAGAGGTTTACGATATAGCTTGGGGTGAAGATGGAGTTTTTGCATCAGTTTCTGCTGATGGGTCAGTTAGGATTTTTGATTTGAGGGATAAAGAACATTCTACAATTATTTATGAGAGTCCACAACCAGATACTCCGTTATTGAGGTTGGCTTGGAACAAGCAAGATTTGAGATACATGGCTACTATATTAATGGATAGTAACAAGATTGTAATATTAGATATTAGGTCGCCAGCGATGCCTGTGGCGGAGTTAGAAAGGCATCAGGCGAGTGTGAATGCGATTGCGTGGGCTCCACAGAGTTGTAGACATATTTGTTCAGCTGGGGATGATGGGCAGGCCCTCATTTGGGAGTTGCCTACTGTTGCTGGGCCTAATGGGATTGATCCCATGTCAATGTACTCTGCGGGAGCTGAGATTAATCAAATTCAGTGGTCTGCTGCGCAACGTGATTGGATTGCTATTGCATTTTCTAACAAGTTGCAACTGCTTAAAGTATAG